The DNA window GGCGAGCGCTGCACAAGCACCGGCTTGCCACCGCGAAGATATACATCCTGGGCGATGTCATGCGCGCTGGTGCCCGCACCCATGACCACGACCGCCTTGCCCGCGACGTCGACATCGCTGTTGAAGGCGCTGGAATGGAGTATCTGGCCGCGGAAGTCTTCCTGGCCGGGAATGGTCGGAATGTTAGGAATGCCGCTCACACCGATCGCCATGATGATATGGGAGGGACGCATGGTACGGACCGAGCCGTCCGGCATCTCAACACGCGCCGTCCAGCGGCTCGCGGCCTCGTCATAATCGCCGCTCAAGAATATTGTCCTGTTCCAGACGTTCAATTCCATCGCTTCAGCATAATATTCCAGCCACCCTGCTAGCTTGTCCTTTGGAAGAAACACCGGCCAGCTTTCCGGGAACGGCATGTAAGGTAGGTGATTGCAGCAAATCTCGTTATGAAGTGTCAGCGAGTGATAGCGTGAACGCCAATTGTCGCCGACCCGCTCCGATCGATCGATGATCAGCGCGTCGACGCCAAGATGTTGCAGGCGCGCCGCCACCGTCAGACCGGCATGTCCGGCGCCGACAATCAGCACTTGGGGATCACGGTCCTTGTAAGCCCGATGCTCCATCCGCTTGTCGAGCCAGTTTTTAACGGCCTCCTCACCCGACCGATGTGATGCGCTATCGCGGTGGGTAAGCGACCTTTCGGGAAATCCCTTCAACTCACGTACTGCGGTCACCAGCGTGAACGCATGCTGCAAACCTGGCTTCAGGCGAAGGTAGCCATGCCCACAAACAGTGTCCGTTTCGTACCGGATAAACTTGCCTTGGAAATCGCCGACACCGGGAACTGTCTCCTTCTTGACATCGCCCACCGTCGAAAGACGTAGGGGCGTTGCAGACTTGTCGCGGTCGGCGAACATGGCGGCAATGGCAGCAGGACCGTGGGCGGTCTGGATGCGCTCGTTGAGCGTGAGCATGTCCCGCCAATAGCTGTCTTGGGCAAACAGCGCGCCAAGCGCGGCACTATCATCTGTGGCCACCGCCGCGTTGAAATCGGTGCACCATTTGTCGAACATGTCCGGCGCCTTATCCGTTGAAACGGCCTCGCTGATCATCATCTACCTCAATCGTTCATCTGACCCGGCGACGAGCCGGCCATTGAAAGCCGCTCATCCTTGCGTCCATGCTCAGGCGCGCCCTGCACCCTCGCGGCTCTCAGGCGGACAGGATGGCGCGCCCAAGGCTGCATCTCTTTTGGCCGCAGCACCGCTTTCAATCCGTATAGACGGTGTCCATCGGTTCGACGCCCGCCAATTGCAGCTTCTGAAGGCGGTTCTGCAGGGCCTCGTTGACGCTGCTCCATACATTGGTGTGGCGGTCATCGAGGATATCCGGCATATGTTCGTTCACGTCCTCCAGCGTCAGGTTGGGGTTGATGTAACCTTCCGTCGTCGAAAGAATGTGCCGGAACGTGTGGCCCGCGCCGGTGTCGAGCATGTCGCCGTTCAGATAACAGCTTTCATGGACCAGCCATGCCGCAACTGGTGCGACTTGCTCGCACCGAAGGTTCCGCTGCCACCAGCGCTCGCCCTCCATTTTTTCAAGCCCTGTGACCTTGTCGGATTCCGGTTTGAAAAAGCCATCGATCAGTAATCGTGTATAGCCGAACACGCCAAGCGCGTTGGACTTGATGTCGGCCGAGCCGCCCTCGAATGAAAGCATGCGCGACAGGCCAGCCGCCGCCCATTTCGCCGATCCGTAGTGGGCGCCATGCGGCATTCCAGCAAGACCAACGTGCGAGGTGATGAACAGGATGCGGCCGTAATTCTGCTTCACCATGTGCGGCCAGGCCGCCTGCGTAATCAGCCACGGTCCGTCATAATGAACCTGCCG is part of the Sphingobium sp. EM0848 genome and encodes:
- a CDS encoding NAD(P)/FAD-dependent oxidoreductase, giving the protein MMISEAVSTDKAPDMFDKWCTDFNAAVATDDSAALGALFAQDSYWRDMLTLNERIQTAHGPAAIAAMFADRDKSATPLRLSTVGDVKKETVPGVGDFQGKFIRYETDTVCGHGYLRLKPGLQHAFTLVTAVRELKGFPERSLTHRDSASHRSGEEAVKNWLDKRMEHRAYKDRDPQVLIVGAGHAGLTVAARLQHLGVDALIIDRSERVGDNWRSRYHSLTLHNEICCNHLPYMPFPESWPVFLPKDKLAGWLEYYAEAMELNVWNRTIFLSGDYDEAASRWTARVEMPDGSVRTMRPSHIIMAIGVSGIPNIPTIPGQEDFRGQILHSSAFNSDVDVAGKAVVVMGAGTSAHDIAQDVYLRGGKPVLVQRSPVTVVSVEQSGLAYGAFRRFEGQQSIEETDLMVANPFDLVRRVHGVLSKVMAEGDAELLRNLEDVGFLLDNGEDDTGFFMKLVRSLSGYYLNVGASDLIIEGKIGLRAGVGLASLGANSAILSDGTQLEADLVVLGTGYRPLQDAVGSMFGSKVAQKVGPIWGLGQDNEMMGMWARTGQPGFFVAGGTFTMSRFYSRLTALLIKSDLVTSEQNGNRELLVAA
- a CDS encoding SDR family NAD(P)-dependent oxidoreductase — its product is MEELRFDGRVAIVTGAGRGLGRAHALLLASRGARIVVNDICSPHPASEGSASPADDVVQEIIAAGGDAVASNDSVATPEGAAAIVQTAIDTYGRVDILINNAGICNWAPFPEISYSEFQEMRQVHYDGPWLITQAAWPHMVKQNYGRILFITSHVGLAGMPHGAHYGSAKWAAAGLSRMLSFEGGSADIKSNALGVFGYTRLLIDGFFKPESDKVTGLEKMEGERWWQRNLRCEQVAPVAAWLVHESCYLNGDMLDTGAGHTFRHILSTTEGYINPNLTLEDVNEHMPDILDDRHTNVWSSVNEALQNRLQKLQLAGVEPMDTVYTD